The Gouania willdenowi chromosome 7, fGouWil2.1, whole genome shotgun sequence genome includes a window with the following:
- the hsf5 gene encoding heat shock factor protein 5 — protein MESSAPQWSFQDFIETNTFPAKLWNMVNDPANNTIFWDSRGEVVIINQSLLEKAVLSQECEISDAYFKSFHRRLNLYGFKKIRLKAIKGDCKYFHNPNFKREHPELLHKMTKKPVKNRVIAVTNQKKTQQLPDQNQHGGEGSNTTCSSDQPAVHYQLGQYLPDVHQQHLEYSTELFSHTGCYQSTQCLIPSGLEESTQVLTPEETSELKLDDSDMELLLKIANEMMQDYSAINCPVQVTDEVGKPELSEDNVSPREVRSLCPAHD, from the coding sequence ATGGAATCATCTGCTCCTCAATGGTCTTTTCAAGACTTTATCGAGACAAACACATTCCCAGCCAAATTGTGGAATATGGTGAATGACCCGGCCAACAATACTATTTTCTGGGACAGCAGGGGTGAGGTAGTCATCATTAACCAGTCCCTCTTAGAGAAGGCGGTCCTCTCCCAAGAATGTGAGATCTCAGACGCATACTTCAAATCCTTCCACCGAAGACTCAACCTGTATGGCTTCAAGAAGATTCGGTTAAAGGCCATTAAGGGGGATTGTAAATACTTCCACAACCCCAATTTCAAAAGGGAACACCCAGAACTTCTTCACAAGATGACAAAGAAACCAGTCAAAAACAGGGTCATTGCTGTGACCAACCAGAAGAAGACTCAACAGCTTCCAGACCAAAATCAACATGGTGGTGAAGGCAGTAATACTACCTGTTCATCAGATCAACCTGCTGTTCACTATCAGCTTGGGCAGTATTTACCTGATGTTCACCAACAGCACCTTGAGTATTCCACTGAGTTGTTTTCTCACACTGGTTGTTATCAGTCAACACAGTGTTTGATCCCGTCTGGATTGGAGGAATCCACCCAGGTTCTGACCCCAGAAGAAACCTCGGAGTTGAAGCTTGATGATTCAGACATggaattattgttaaaaattgcaaatgagATGATGCAAGATTACTCTGCCATCAACTGCCCAGTCCAGGTTACTGATGAGGTTGGAAAACCTGAACTGTCAGAGGACAATGTTTCACCCCGGGAGGTGAGGTCATTGTGCCCAGCACATGATTGA